The following are encoded in a window of Bremerella alba genomic DNA:
- a CDS encoding tetratricopeptide repeat protein codes for MSRTHHTSSILLLLVVLVLGCGERKIRPQVDHTKATVSTEGGSAKQFVDQAMTYLRDLDRYPTGKVKAEVLELMNRWLISQKLDPTWQPDPMVAELPEAIQSLPGLQDLESRPFLDQPPQFASATFRGSEFDFLVGTFWAKSISDWIRKNKTPPADMQAFLDAQIDQTLDQSQVNDLGLAYLFFDWTIRHIHPVRTNEHEEGKFAPGTSRDTWNALQLNEGDALERARVFIQLCRQQGLDAVVLKFGQGDKQPQVVGVAIGQELFLFDMAYALPISEKDGTGIQRLSHLVKHPEDLQAMASANYKYPVTAEDLENVTLLIEAPSTALTQATKLLEGVLSGDSTMKVHVDPSSLKDRLSNFQGVTDIQLWTTPFEAEMAIGKRLSDPVLGPLFQVERWIYDTMTPFATARTLQLMCIFDDESQQRGARSMFMETRLMERQFRIANEREQLEMLAMGGMEFPDNPEVQRFLLDRVQKNVLLWRELASFNLGVIALEDEQFESAIYFFENGTLEEFPNTRFKSAAFYGIARSAEGLAQQDESQEMAQTAFDFYTDDDDVLSAYRRGNALRAQRLPLLESKAETADKRQTAEDPEMPETEFESPDDKANAAESSPAEAEQTTEN; via the coding sequence ATGAGCCGCACGCATCACACCTCCTCAATTCTTCTTCTGCTGGTCGTTCTTGTGCTGGGATGTGGCGAAAGGAAGATTCGCCCCCAAGTCGATCACACCAAAGCGACGGTCTCGACCGAAGGAGGCAGTGCCAAGCAGTTCGTCGATCAGGCAATGACTTATCTGCGAGACCTGGATCGATACCCAACCGGCAAGGTGAAGGCCGAAGTTCTCGAGCTTATGAATCGCTGGCTGATTTCCCAGAAGCTTGATCCCACTTGGCAGCCCGACCCAATGGTTGCCGAACTCCCCGAGGCCATTCAGAGTTTGCCGGGCTTGCAGGACTTAGAAAGTCGCCCTTTCCTTGATCAGCCGCCGCAGTTCGCTTCAGCCACTTTTCGTGGAAGCGAATTTGACTTTCTCGTGGGTACCTTTTGGGCCAAGTCCATTTCAGACTGGATCCGAAAAAATAAAACACCTCCGGCGGACATGCAGGCCTTTCTAGACGCGCAAATCGATCAAACGCTCGACCAAAGCCAAGTGAACGACCTCGGACTAGCTTACTTGTTTTTCGATTGGACGATCCGCCATATTCACCCGGTTCGGACAAATGAACATGAGGAAGGAAAATTCGCTCCTGGAACAAGTCGCGATACCTGGAACGCATTGCAATTGAACGAAGGGGACGCGTTGGAGCGGGCCCGAGTTTTCATTCAGTTGTGCCGCCAACAAGGTCTGGATGCCGTCGTCTTGAAGTTTGGTCAGGGAGATAAGCAGCCCCAGGTAGTCGGCGTCGCGATTGGACAAGAATTGTTTCTCTTCGATATGGCTTACGCGTTGCCAATCTCTGAAAAGGACGGTACCGGGATCCAACGCTTGTCACACTTGGTAAAACATCCAGAAGACCTGCAAGCGATGGCCTCGGCAAACTACAAGTACCCGGTAACGGCCGAGGATCTCGAGAATGTCACGCTTCTGATTGAAGCCCCATCGACCGCACTTACTCAAGCTACGAAACTGCTTGAAGGGGTCCTCTCAGGCGACTCCACCATGAAAGTTCACGTCGATCCATCCTCGTTGAAAGACCGTCTGTCGAACTTCCAGGGAGTTACCGACATTCAACTTTGGACCACTCCCTTCGAAGCCGAAATGGCAATCGGCAAGCGTTTGTCAGACCCAGTTCTGGGGCCTCTCTTCCAAGTTGAACGCTGGATCTATGACACGATGACTCCCTTTGCGACAGCCAGAACACTGCAACTGATGTGCATATTCGACGACGAATCGCAGCAACGAGGCGCTCGTTCCATGTTCATGGAAACGCGTCTCATGGAACGGCAATTCCGAATCGCAAACGAACGCGAACAGCTCGAAATGCTGGCAATGGGAGGCATGGAATTTCCAGACAACCCCGAGGTCCAGAGGTTCTTATTAGATCGCGTGCAAAAAAATGTTTTGCTGTGGCGAGAATTGGCCAGCTTCAATCTAGGCGTGATCGCCCTGGAAGATGAGCAGTTCGAATCGGCAATTTACTTCTTCGAGAATGGAACCCTGGAAGAGTTCCCCAACACGCGATTCAAGTCCGCTGCGTTTTACGGCATTGCCCGCAGTGCAGAAGGTCTCGCGCAACAAGACGAGAGCCAAGAGATGGCCCAAACCGCGTTCGACTTCTATACCGATGACGACGACGTCCTGTCTGCCTATCGCCGTGGAAACGCCCTGCGGGCCCAACGTTTGCCACTTCTGGAATCGAAAGCAGAAACTGCAGACAAGCGACAAACGGCAGAAGATCCTGAAATGCCCGAAACAGAATTCGAGTCGCCAGACGATAAAGCGAACGCAGCAGAATCGTCACCGGCAGAGGCTGAACAAACGACCGAGAATTAA
- the kdsA gene encoding 3-deoxy-8-phosphooctulonate synthase, which yields MNASDQTLSTFALNPEGRLLLIAGPCVLESRELSFQIAEHLCQLAQRLPIQLVFKASFDKANRTSIHSYRGLGLEEGLKLLEAVRTEFQIPVTTDLHEPYQAAPVGQVCEILQIPAFLARQTDLLVAAAQTGKSVNVKKGQFMAPWDMKHVVEKLKEAGAKETLLTERGTFFGYGRLVNDMRSLIEMRSLGVPVVFDATHSVQEPGGLGSQTGGNRAMVLPLAKAAAAIGIDGLFLETHPEPDKSPSDGPNMVPLSELENLLQRILAVRAAAQG from the coding sequence TTGAACGCTTCGGACCAAACCTTATCGACGTTCGCCCTGAATCCAGAAGGGCGATTATTACTTATCGCAGGCCCTTGCGTGCTCGAATCGCGCGAATTGTCATTTCAAATCGCAGAGCATTTGTGCCAACTGGCCCAACGACTACCGATTCAGTTGGTATTCAAAGCCTCGTTCGATAAAGCGAACCGTACCAGCATTCATTCGTACAGAGGATTAGGCCTGGAAGAAGGTCTAAAGCTTTTGGAAGCCGTTCGTACCGAGTTCCAAATTCCGGTCACGACCGATCTCCACGAACCTTATCAAGCCGCTCCTGTGGGACAGGTTTGCGAAATCCTTCAAATCCCGGCATTTCTTGCCCGGCAAACCGATTTGCTCGTTGCTGCGGCACAGACCGGAAAATCAGTCAACGTGAAGAAAGGGCAGTTCATGGCCCCCTGGGACATGAAGCACGTTGTCGAAAAGCTCAAAGAAGCAGGCGCAAAAGAAACATTATTGACCGAACGCGGGACGTTCTTCGGTTACGGTCGTCTTGTAAACGATATGCGTAGCTTGATTGAAATGCGTTCTCTGGGCGTACCGGTCGTCTTCGATGCGACGCATAGCGTTCAGGAACCAGGCGGACTGGGTAGCCAAACGGGCGGCAATCGCGCGATGGTACTTCCCCTAGCCAAGGCGGCAGCGGCGATCGGAATCGACGGGCTGTTCCTGGAAACCCATCCCGAGCCAGACAAGTCACCAAGCGACGGTCCCAATATGGTTCCGCTGTCGGAACTGGAAAATTTACTTCAGCGCATTTTGGCCGTCCGCGCAGCGGCCCAAGGTTAA